One genomic region from Onychostoma macrolepis isolate SWU-2019 chromosome 23, ASM1243209v1, whole genome shotgun sequence encodes:
- the map7b gene encoding ensconsin → MPAPLRMRRGACRSAIPSLSTIAEEEEGQRSRKRRRKGGGSDYLLRTDDKSSWSRPDSSASGQYTYTIPSPTEIHNVTRPEPLMLKNDEKQRLARERREELEKQNAARGSKWLEREERARQFHERQLEERRKKVEEQRIKEERRRAAVEEKRRQRLEEDKARCEAVIRRTMERSQRARPKSNRWSWGGTLSTSTSQNNDTDRRSVSTMNLSKPTDPVISKRLSSSSATLLNSPDRALQKQTSLSSSCLIKKTQSKSQISKEKIPQDKPAGMRRMPLSAWENTVISRLQTPTHSYLARSRSAMSLSGEAVTPICPRSASCHPMSSMSFKSIQSRSAERPIKAGLNLERPIRAGFIPLDSSTRRKTTQNFPIDRKDKDNVRKSWSNLAYPTPSLSLFTPKRSPSPVGHRSRVTNPSPTRGSTTKPPQKTPNPKKSRSPPPPASIPLSPSNPSLSPGNLRPNRVTSESPRVTPEGEWAKKEDVEPPKLEPEAPATKPEPSAEGSGSSPTTRPSAGTTDPEEASRLLTEKRRQAREQREREEEEKRQQEEAERRSREEMARRKAEERAKREEEAQRQAEEKKRREEAAKRLEEEKAQREREEAERLQKQKEEEEARQREEAERLRLEREKHFQKEEAERMERKKRLEEIMKRTRRSDQKTTSQRNGDVSQQSGQNSASSISSSPSVTVSAPQAPETSETVCSDSNGHTGPSFITPILLTSGHSVPAQLRENGAVTEAFEEVIEVPLGSKLSRQDGDGEEVENEEEEKRKLPLLAFRENGSMHNVSGLEENPAQ, encoded by the exons GCTCTGACTACCTTCTCAGAACAGATGACAAGTCGTCATGGAGTCGACCGGACTCATCTGCCTCTGGACAGTACACCTACACCATTCCCAGCCCTACAGAGATACACAACGTTACCAGACCAG AGCCTCTCATGCTGAAGAATGACGAAAAGCAGAGACTCGCCCGTGAACGGAGGGAGGAGCTGGAGAAGCAGAATG CTGCACGGGGTTCCAAGTGGTTGGAGAGAGAGGAAAGAGCCCGACAGTTTCATGAGAGACAGCTGGAGGAGCGCAGGAAAAAGGTGGAGGAGCAGCGAATAAAGGAGGAgaggagacgtgctgctgtggaGGAGAAACGACGGCAGAGACTAGAGGAGGATAAG GCCCGGTGTGAGGCTGTTATCAGGAGGACCATGGAGAGGAGTCAGAGAGCCAGGCCCAAGTCGAACCGCTGGAGCTGGGGTGGAACGCTCTCCACTAGCACTTCACAAAACAacg ATACTGACAGAAGGTCAGTCTCCACTATGAATCTGTCCAAACCTACAGATCCAGTCATTTCCAAACGCCTGTCATCTTCCTCAGCCACCTTGCTGAATTCACCAGATAgag CCTTACAGAAGCAGACATCTCTCTCGTCATCTTGCTTGATTAAAAAAACCCAATCTAAATCCCAAATCTCCAAAGAGAAGATCCCTCAGGACAAACCAGCAG GTATGCGTCGCATGCCTCTTAGCGCATGGGAGAACACAGTGATCAGTCGACTACAGACACCAACACACTCCTACCTGGCCAGGAGTCGCAGCGCCATGTCTTTGTCTGGAGAAGCAG TGACCCCCATTTGTCCTCGCTCAGCCTCCTGTCACCCAATGAGCTCCATGTCCTTCAAGTCCATCCAGTCACGCAGTGCTGAGCGACCAATCAAAGCAGGCCTTAATCTCGAGAGACCAATCAGAGCAGGGTTCATCCCTCTGGACAGCAGCACTCGCAGAAAGACCACCCAGAATTTCCCG ATCGACAGGAAGGATAAGGACAATGTGAGAAAGTCATGGAGTAACCTGGCATATCCAACTCCCAGTCTGAGCCTGTTCACACCCAAGAGATCTCCTTCACCTGTCGGTCATCGCAGCAGGGTCACCAATCCATCCCCAAC CAGGGGCTCTACTACTAAACCCCCTCAGAAGACACCTAACCCCAAAAAGTCCAGGTCTCCACCTCCTCCAGCATCAATTCCTCTGTCTCCTAGTAACCCGTCCTTATCGCCAGGCAATCTCAGGCCTAACAGAGTGACATCAGAGAGCCCGAGAGTTACCCCAGAAGGAGAGTGGGCCAAAAAAGAGGATGTTGAGCCTCCCAAACTTGAACCAGAGGCTCCTGCAACTAAACCGGAGCCGTCTGCTG AAGGTTCTGGAAGTTCTCCAACAACACGGCCCTCTGCAGGCACAACAGATCCTGAGGAGGCATCACGTCTGCTGACTGAGAAACGACGGCAGGCCAGAgaacaaagagaaagagaagaggaGGAGAAGAGACAGCAGGAAGAGGCTGAAAG GCGCAGCAGGGAGGAGATGGCCCGCAGGAAGGCAGAGGAGCGGGCgaagagagaggaagaggcaCAGCGGCAGGCAGAAGAGAAGAAGAGACGAGAGGAGGCGGCGAAACGTTTAGAGGAGGAGAAAgcacagagggagagagaggaggCTGAACGCCTGCAGAAACAG aaagaggaagaggaggctCGCCAGAGAGAAGAGGCAGAGCGTTTGCGtctggagagagagaaacacttCCAGAAAGAGGAGGCTGAGAGAATGGAGAGGAAGAAG CGCCTTGAGGAAATTATGAAACGCACACGCAGATCTGATCAG AAGACCACCTCACAGAGAAATGGCGATGTCAGCCAGCAGAGCGGACAGAATTcag CGAGTTCAATATCCAGCAGCCCTTCAGTGACTGTGTCGGCCCCTCAGGCTCCGGAGACCTCGGAGACAGTATGTAGTGACAGTAACGGACACACGGGTCCCAGCTTCATTACACCCATACTGCTCACATCAGGTCACAG TGTGCCTGCTCAGCTCAGAGAAAATGGCGCTGTCACAGAGGCCTTCGAGGAGGTCATAGAGGTTCCCCTGGGGTCCAAACTGTCCCGTCAAGATGGAGATGGAGAGGAGGTGGAAAATGAAGAAGAGGAGAAGAGAAAGCTTCCCTTATTGGCTTTCAGAGAGAATGGCAGCATGCATAATGTGAGTGGACTGGAGGAAAACCCGGCACAGTAG
- the LOC131532244 gene encoding chemokine XC receptor 1: MTEEYTAYSEPEDQLCHKEEVVKVGYFVIPVFFALLVVCSCIGNLLVLVILVLYEKFKLLINILIFNLAVSDLLFTFGLPFWALYFVWGWTFGEVGCKAVKFLFSLGFYSSVLFLTLMTVQRYMAVVHPLSDWERCRCFSVAPFIIWMLSGTAALLVSLHSQVLEHEENLYCEFDSIQGKHATVYSQNVFFLIAFCIMGFCHVRMFQTIARSRTKGRLKTIKLIFCIGLVFFIGWAPYNIVMFLRIMQDYGLSSFVDCNVSIRLDYAFYTCRLLAFSHCGLNPVLYALIGEKFRKHLQTILKKMCSKSNSDSS; encoded by the coding sequence ATGACTGAAGAGTATACAGCGTATTCAGAACCAGAAGACCAACTATGTCACAAAGAAGAGGTGGTCAAAGTTGGATACTTTGTTATTCCAGTTTTCTTCGCTCTTCTGGTTGTGTGTAGTTGCATTGGTAACCTGCTGGTTTTGGTCATCCTGGTGCTGTATGAGAAGTTTAAATTGCTGATCAACATCCTGATCTTCAATTTAGCCGTGTCAGATCTGCTGTTCACTTTTGGACTTCCATTTTGGGCTTTGTACTTCGTCTGGGGTTGGACGTTTGGAGAGGTTGGCTGCAAAGCTGTGAAGTTTCTGTTCTCTCTCGGTTTTTACAGCAGCGTGTTGTTCTTGACTCTGATGACCGTTCAGCGTTACATGGCAGTGGTTCATCCTCTGTCTGACTGGGAGAGATGCAGATGCTTTTCAGTTGCTCCATTTATCATATGGATGTTGAGCGGAACAGCTGCACTGTTAGTCTCCCTTCATAGCCAAGTCTTAGAACACGAAGAGaatctttactgtgaatttGACAGTATTCAAGGAAAACATGCCACCGTTTATTCACAAAATGTTTTCTTCTTGATTGCATTTTGCATTATGGGATTTTGCCACGTTAGAATGTTCCAGACAATCGCACGATCCCGAACAAAGGGGCGACTCAAGACTATCAAACTGATATTCTGCATTGGGCTGGTATTCTTCATTGGGTGGGCTCCATACAACATAGTTATGTTCTTGAGAATTATGCAGGATTACGGTTTGTCTTCATTCGTAGACTGTAATGTATCCATTCGTCTTGATTATGCATTTTACACTTGCCGGCTGTTGGCTTTTTCACATTGCGGCTTAAACCCAGTGCTTTATGCTCTAATTGGAGAAAAGTTTCGgaaacatttacaaacaatATTGAAGAAAATGTGTTCAAAAAGCAATTCTGACTCATCCTGA